GGCCGCGACGCGCCCCCGGAGCTGACCGGCGCCGTCAACAAGGTGCTCGGCATCGCCGGTTGGGCGGGCACCGCCGCCGGCGTCGCCGGTGTCATCATCACCGGCTGCATGATGGCCATCTCCATGAAGCGCGGTGAGGGCTCCGAGCACCTCAGCCGGCTCGGCATGGTGCTGGGCGGCTGCGTCCTGGTGGCCACCGCCGGTCCCACCATCGCCTTCGTCTTCGGTAACTGACCGACCGGAGAGGAGACGACCGGCATGTTCGGCACACGGCGCAGACGGCCACAGGAGACCGGGCCCTTCTACAAGCAGAGCAGGTGGGTGCAGTCCGCCCTGTTCATGGCCTTCCTCGTGGTCATGGCGCTGGTGGCGACCGTGTCGAAGGACGGCAGCAAAGAGGTCGCGGCCGACAGCGCCCGGACCCTCGCGGGCGTGCGCGGACCCCTGTCCCCGGGGGATCCGCAGCACGTCCGCACCGGGCCAGGCGGCCGGCCCGTGAACTGCCGTACCGATGACCAGGACACCGCGGTGCCGACCGTCGCACCGCGGGACGTCCGGTGGCGGCAGCTCGGGACCGTCATGCTGCCCGTGTCCCCGAAGGCGGGCCCGCTCAACCTCGACCCGGCGATGTGGTGGTGCTACGCGCACACCCCGCTGGGCGCGGTGCTCGCGGCCCACACCGTGCCGGTGGGGACGAGCGGCGCCGACTGGCGCACCGTCACCGAGCAGCAGGTCGTGCCAGGCGCGGCCCGCGACAAGTTCGTCACGCGCAAGGCGGCGGCCCCCACGACGGACCCGGACACCAGCTCCGCCGGCCGGTTCGCGGGCTTCTCCGTGGAGTCGTACGCGGCCGGCCGGGCGACCGTGGGGCTGCTCCTCACCAATCCGCTCGGCGGCTACCTGTCCACCTCGGTGAGCCTGCGCTGGCGGGACGGCGACTGGAAGGTCGCCCTGCAAGACGACGGATCCCTCTACTCGGCCGCATCGCAGGCGCAACCCAACGGGTTCGTCATGTGGGGAAGCGTGACACGATGATTCTGGCGTACGACGAGAAGAACTGCGGCGGTGGCCTGGACTTCTGGGGCATGTTCACCGACCCCGTCGGCAGCATGATCAGGATGGTCGCCAAGATCGTCATGTCCGGTGCCCTCGGACTGTTCGACGCCGCCTTCACCGGCGTCGCGTCGGACGACGTGGACGCCTCGAACATCGTCAGCCGCGAGACCCAGTGGATCGTCGTCTACATGTCGATCGGCTCGCTGCTGTTCGCCGCCATCAAGATGGCCATCGACCGGCGCGGCGAGTCCGGCACGCTGGCGATGAAGGGACTGGTCCGGGTCGCGCTGGTGAGCGTCGTCGCGACCACCGTGATCGACACGTTCGCCGTCCTGATGGAGCGTTACTCCAGCTATCTGCTGCGCAAGAGCCTCAATGAGATCCTGAAGGGCATCGACTGCAGCGGCAGCGTGCCGGACTTCGTGCTGCTGATCGTGGGCTGCCTGCTGATCATCGCCGCCATCATCCAGATGATCCTGCTCTGGATCCGGCTCGGCGTGATGGTCCTGCTGATGGGCACGCTCCCGATGGCCGCCGCCGCGTCCATGACGGAGTGGGGCGGCACCTGGTGGCGCAAGCACCTCGGCTGGATGCTCGCCTGGCTGCTGTACAAGCCGGCCGTCGGGCTCGTGATGTACACCGGCGCCACCATGATCAGCAAGGCGAACAACCAGACCAACACCCAGATCGCCGGCATGGCGATGCTGCTGCTGTCCGGGATCGCCCTGCCCGCGCTGCTGCGCCTGGTCGTCCCGGCGACGGCGGCGCTGGGCGGCGACTCGGTCGGGGCGGCCACCATGGGCGTCGCGGGCGGTATCGCCTCCGGCGCGAAGTCCGTCGGCCAGGCCGCGGGCGGCGCCGCCGCGAGCAGCGTGCCCGGCGGTATGGGTCCCTCCGGTTCGGACGGCAGCAGTTCGTCGGGCAGCTCGGGCAGTTCGGGCAGCTCCGGCAGTTCCGGCGACGGCGGCCGCGGCGGCTCGTCGGGGCAGGGCGGCGGCCAGGGCGGCTCGTCCTCCGGGGGCGGCGGCTCGCAGGGCGGCGGAGCCGGCGGGGGCGGCGGCGGAGGTGCCGCGGCCGGCGGCGGCATGGCCGCGGCGGGCGCCGCGGCCGGTGTGCTCGCCGCGGGCCACATCGCCAAGGAGGTCGCCAAGGGCGCGGCCAACGTCGCCAAGAGCGGGGTGGAGGGCGCCAACCGCGAGGGCGAACACCACCACTGACCCGCGGGTGCTGACCGGCCGGGGCCCCCGGGCCCCGGCCACCCTCGCCCTCCGGTCGGGACGGCCGCACCGGTCCCGCCCCGACCACCCGATCTCCCGCCGCCCCGCCCCCCGCGGGCCGGGCGGCGGTCCCCTCAACGGAAAGGGAAACAGGTACCCCCATGGCTACCGAAGCCGCCGCCCTCGTCGAACCCACCTACGGGAACTGGCGCAGGCCCAGGCGTCCGGGCCTTGGATCGCTCGGTCTCCTCGGCACCGTCACGGTGTTCGGCGGGCTCGTCATCACGCTGCTGGTCTCGCTGATCTCGCTGATCGCCGCGATCACGGTGCTGATCCCGCTCGCCATGTTCCTGCTGCCGCTGGCCATCCGCACCCAGGACGGGCGCAACATCTACCAGCTGATGGCCCTGCGCGTCGGCTGGTTCCAGCGCAAGGCCAAGGGCTCGACCACCTATGTCTCGGGCCCGCTCTCGCAGCGGCCGGGCGGCCGGTTCCGGCCGCCCGGCCTGCTCAGCCGGGTCACCGTCACCGAGGGCCGGGACGCCTACGACCAGCCGTTCGGCGTGCTGCACCACCGCAGCCGCAACCTGTACACCATCGTCCTGACCTGCGAACCCGACGGCGGCTCGCTCGTCGACCCGGACCAGGTGGACACCTGGGTGGCGTCCTGGGGCGGCTGGCTGGCCCGGCTCTCCCACGAACCCGGCCTGCGCGGCGCCGCCGTCATCATCGAGACCGCCCCCGACACCGGTTCCCGGCTCGCCAACGAGGTGCTGCCGCGGATCCAGGACAACGCGCCCGAGGCCGCCAAGGCCGTGATGCGCGAGGTCGTCGACCGCTACCCGGCCGCGTCCTCCGAGATGCACACCTACATCTCCCTGACGTACGGCACCCCGCCCGGCCAGAAGCGCCGCATCGAGGACGTCATCACCGACCTCGCGATCCGGCTGCCCGGACTCCTCTCGGGGCTGGTCAGCGCGGGCGGCGGCCCCGCCTTCGCGCTGTCGGCCGAGCGCATCGCCGAGGTCGTCCGGGTGGCGTACGACCCGGACGTGGCGGGCGACGTCCTGGAGGCCCGCGCCCGCTACGGCTCCACCGGCCTCGCCTGGGAGGACGCGGGACCCACCGCCACCGTCGAGAAGGTCAACTCCTACCAGCACGACTCGGGTGTCTCCCGCACCTGGATGCTCACCCTCGCCCCGCGCGGCACGGTCCGCTCCAGCGTGCTGCGCGGACTCCTGGAGGCGTCCCCCGGCACCCGCCGCAAGCGGGTGGCGCTGCTGTACCGCCCGATCGACCCGGCGACCTCGGCGCGCATCGTCGAGGCCGACCGGCGGGCCGCCCAGTTCATGGCGACGTCCCGGCGCGGCATGGTGCAGGCGCGGGCCGCGACCGAGGTGCGGGCCGCCGAGCAGACCGCGGTGGAGGAGGCGACCGGCGCCGGACTCGTCGAGTTCTCGCTGATGGTCACCGTGACCGTGGACAGCGACTCCGAACTCGCCGACGCCAGCGTCGCGGTGCGCAACCTGCTGGCCTCGGCGCGGCTCCTGATGCGCCCGGCCGACCGGATGCAGGCGGCGGCGTTCAGCTGCACCCTGCCCGCCGGGATCCTGCCGTGGGAGCACACCCTCGTGCCGCGTGAGCTGAAGGAGGCGCTGTGAGGTCCAAGACCAAGGACAGGTCCAAGACCAAGGCCCAGGAGATTCCGGGCGGGCCGCTGCCCGACGAGGGCACCGGGCCGCCCCCGGTGCGCGAGAGCGCCAAGAAGAAGCCCCCGAACAAGAACAGGCCCGACCGGGAGCCCAAGGAGCCGCTGCCCCCGGCGCGCGGCTGGCACGGGCCGGGCGGCGGCCAGATCGGCAACCTCGACCCGCCGACGATGTGGCGTGCCACCACCGTCCAGGCGTGCGGCCTCTGGCCGTTCGCGGCCGGCTCGGGCGCCCCCATGACGGGCGTGCCGCTCGGCCAGCACCTGTTCACCGGCGCGACCGTGTGCGGGGACCCGCTGTCCTGGTTCACCCGCGCCCACTACATCTCCAACCCGTCGCTCTTCATGCTCGGCATGCCGGGTCTCGGCAAGTCCACGCTGATCAACCGGATGCTGATCGGCCTGGCCGCCACCGGCGTCGTCCCGCTGGTCCTCGGCGACCTCAAGCCGGACTACGCGGACACCGTGCGCGCGCTGGGCGGCCAGATCATCTCCATCGGGCGCGGCGCGGGCGGCATCAACATCCTCGACCCGGGCGCCATGGGGGCGGCGGCCGTGCGGATCGGCGGCGAGGCGGGACGCCTGCTCGCGGCCGAGGCGCACGGCCGGGTCCTCAACGTCGTCGCCGCGCTCATCACCATCGTGCGCAACCGGCCCATGGACGACCACGAGCAGTCCGTGCTCTCGGCCGCCCTGCACCATCTGCGCGAGCGCACCCCGCCCGGCACGGCGCCGCTCCTGCCCGACCTGCTGCGGGTCCTCACCGAGGGCCCCGACCGGGTCCGCGCGGTGACCCTGGACCGCGGCGACGACACCCGCTACCGGGACGCCGTCGACCCGCTGCACCGCTCGCTGCTCGGCATCCTGGACGGCCCGCTGGGCGACACGTTCGCCTCCGAGACGTCCACCCGCATCGACCTCAACGCCACCGCCGTCTGCATCGACATCTCCCGGATCGGTGAGGCGGACACCCAGCTCACCGCGGCGGCGATGCTCGCCGCCTGGTCCGACGGGCTGGGCACGGTCGCCGCCTCGCACGCCCTCGCGGACGCCGGGCTCACCCCCAGGCGCTGGTTCTTCACCGTCCTGGACGAGCTGTGGCGCCCGCTGCGCGCGGCCAGCGGCATCGTCGACCGCATCGACGCCCTGACCCGCCTCAACCGCACCCTCGGCCTGGGCGACGCCAAGATCACCCACACCCTGAAGGACGCCGAGGCGCTCGGCACCGACTCCGACCGGGCCAAGGCGCGCGGCTTCGTCGAACGCGCCGGCATGGTCGTCGTCGCGGGGCTGCCACGCCAGGAGATGGAGGAGCTGGGCCGGATCGTCGGCCTGACCCGCCGGGAGATCGCGCTGGTCTCGTCCTGGTCGTCGCCGCCCGGCTGGGCCGCCCACGGCGACCGCGAGGAACCGCCGGGCCGCGGCCGCTTCCTGATCAAGGTCGGTGGCCGCCCCGGCATCCCGATCCAGGTCGCGATCACCGACACCGAACGGCACCTGCACGACACCAACAAGCGCTGGGTGCCCAACGACCGGGCCGCCGAGCACGCGGCCGAGCACATGCGCCGGCTCACCGAGGTGAATCCGAACGGGGGGTGGAACGCGTGAGTTCGACATCGGCCAAACGCGGCATGCAGGGCGGTGAGTTGGCGCCCTGGGCCATCGTGGCGGTGGCGGCGGTCGCGCTCCTGGTCTTCGGGGGCGTCTGGCTCGGCGGCACCCTGGGCGCCGCCGTGAGCGGCGGCGGCTGGCAGCCGCCGCCGTTCAGCCTCGCCACCTTCGGCACCCTCCTCGGCGAAGGCCCCGAGCCGCTGTGGCCGGGCGCGTCACCCGCCGCCGTCCTCACCGGCGTCGGCGTGCTGTTCGGCGCGGTCGTGGCGGCGGGCGTCCTCGCCGCGCGGGCCGTGCTGCGCTTCACGTCCCGGCCCAAGGGCCTCGCCGGGAAGCGGGAGTTGGCGAGCATGTGCCCGGAGGGCATCACCGCCCGCGCCCGGGAACTGCGCCCGTCGCTGGCCGGCCGCACCCAGCTCCACCCGGACGAGACCGGCAACCTCCTCGGCGACCTCGACCCGAGCGGCCCCGAACTGCGCTCCTCCTACGAGGACGTGGAGCTTGACCTGATGGCGCCCCGGGCCGGCAAGTCCACCGGCATCGCCGTGCCCCGGGTGCTGCGCGCCCAGGGCGCGGTGCTGCTCACCTCCAACAAGTCGGACGTGTACTCCGTCACCCGGGCCGCGCGGGCCGAGGCCGGCCGGGTGTGGACGTTCGACCCGCAGGGCATCGCGCACGCGCCCCGCGAGATGTGGTGGAACCTGCTCGCCGACTGCCACACCATCGAGGGCGCCCGCAGGCTCGCCGGGCACTTCGTGGCGTCCGTCAACGACGACCAGTCGAAGAAGGACTTCTGGATCTCCGCCGCCCAGAACACCCTGACCGCGCTGTTCCTGGCCGCCGCCCGCGGCCAGGCGTCCGTCCTCGACCTGCTGGCCTGGCTCGCCGACCCGGCCGACCGCACCCCGGTCGACCTGCTGCGCGACGTCAACATGGTCGCCATGGCCGAGCAGTTGCAGGGCACCGTGCGCGGCGCCGTGGAGACCCGCGACGGCATCTACGAGACGGCCAGGCAGTGCGTGGCCTGTCTGCTCGACCCGGAGATCGTGGCCTGGGTGACGCCCGACCCGGCGCTCCCCGAGTTCAAGCCGCACGAGCACGTCCTCGGCAAGGACACCCTGTACCTGCTGTCGAAGGACGGCGGTGGCTCGGCGGCCGGTGTCATCGCGGGCCTCGCCGACGCGACGATGCGCGCGGGCGTCGTCGCCGCCGAACGCATGGGCGGCCGGCTCGACCCGCCGATGACCGCGGTCCTCGACGAGGCCGCCAACGTCTGCCGGATCTCCGATCTCCCGGACCTCTACAGCCACTTCGGCTCCCGCGGCATCAACGTCGTGACCCTGCTCCAGAGTTACCGGCAGGGCAGCCGGGTGTGGGGCGAGGCGGGCATGGACGCGCTGTGGAGCGCGGCCACCGTCAAACTCCTCGGCGCGGGCCTCGACGACGCGGACTTCGTGGAGAAGGTCTCCAAGCTCGTCGGCCAGCACGACGTGCGTACCCCGTCCGTCTCCAAGGGCAAGGAGGGCACCTCGCGGTCCTACTCCTACCGCCAAGACCAGGTGCTGCCCCCTGACCGGATCCGCGCCCTGCCCAAGGGCACCGCGCTGCTGCTCGCCACCGGTGTGCGGCCCGCGCTGATCCGGCTGCGCCCCTGGTACAAGGAGCCGGGCGCCGACATCATCTCGGCGGCGGCCAAGGCGGAGACGGCGGCCATCACCGCCCGCGCGACCCAGGCGTGGGCCCTGATCCACCCGCCCGCGGTCGAGGACAGCGGCAGCAGATGGGCCAGGGGAGCGGTCACCCTGGACAAGGGCGCCACGGGCTAACCCGGCGGGGCCCGGGGAGAGGGCCCACTGTCTGCCCGGGAAGAGGAGAGGGGGAGGGGCCGGAGGCGGGATCACCCGCCTCCGGCCCCTCCCCTTTCCCCCCTCCCGCCGCCCGCTGTTCCCCCCTCCCGCCGCCCGCTGTTCCCCCCTCCCGCCGCCCGCTGTTCCCCCGTCCGCCGCCCCCTGTTCCCCCGGACGGGGGCCCCGCCCGCACCCCGGGTGAACCCTTCGCGGCCGGTGTCCGTTGGGGTCGCAACGACAGGTCGAGACGACCACCGTTGGCCGGCAGCCGTCCGGACCCGTGCGAGAGAACGTCGCGGGCGGACCGGCCCGACCGGAAGGGCTCTGACATGTGGAACTTCCAGCGCGCGCCACGTCGTGACCGGCGGGACACCCCGCGCGACCCCGAGTACGCCTTCTTCTCCGTCGCCGAGGGCGCGCTGTTCCGGGCGCAGGTCCGGGCGGCCTTCGCCGAGCAGGGGCTCGAGGTCACCCTCCGCTCCAAGGTGGCGGGCGACAGCGCCGGACGCCACTTCGGCCTCACCCACCTCGCGTCCCTGTGCCATCACGACCCGGGCGGGACGAAACGGTGGCCCCGGCTGATCCGCGAGCGCGTCACCGCGCTGCTGCGGACCGTCGACGGGCCGTCCCCGCTGGAGACGCTGGCGCCGAACCAGCTCCGCGCCCGCCTCCACCCCCTCGTCGTCGCCCGGGACCTCGTCGGGCCGCGCTCCGCCCGCCACCGGCACGTCAGGGACGTCGCGCCCGGCCTGTGCGAGGTGCTCGCGCTCGACCTGGACGAGGGCGTGATGACCCTCACCGACGACCGGCTGGCATCGCTGGGCGACCTCGACGGGCTGCGCGAGCGGGCGCTCGCCAACCTGCGGGCGCTGCCGGTGGAGAACCACACGGTGTGGCGGGGCGCGGGCAGCATCCGCTTCGACGTGGTGCGCTGCGCGTCGTCCTTCACGTCCAGCAGGGTGCTGGCCCTGGACGGCCTGGTCAGCGACGTCACCGGGGCGGAACCCGGGCCGGACGGCGCGCTCGTGGCACTGCCGCACCGGCGCGCTCTGGCCTTCCGGGTCGTCGAGTCGCCGCGCGACAGCAGCCTGGTCGGCACCCTCAACGCGCTGTCGGCGTTCGCCCAGGCCGACTTCGCGGCGGCCAAGGACCCGGTCAGCCCCGACGTGTACTGGTGGCACGGAGGGGTCCTCACCCGGCTGATCCGGCACGACGCGGGGCGTCCCGAGTTCACCGAGGACGGCGCCTTCGAGAAGCTGGTGCGGCGGCTCGCCGAGCACGGCGCCGACGGGTACTGAGCGGGCGGGGCCCGGCGCGGACGCGAACGCCGCCCCGGTCGGACGTGCACCGGGGCGGCGTGGCGGCGGGCGTGAACCTCCCGCGAGGGTCGGTCAGTTGGCGTCGTGGTAGGCGCGGCCGCTGTTGTTGGCGGTCGCACCGTCGTAGAGGCCGGTCGGGCTGGTCTGCTTGTTCAGCGCGAACCAGGCGTAACGCTCGACGAAGTCAAGGCTGTTGAGCATGTGCGTGGACGCCTTGATGAAGTCGGTCTGCTCCTGCTCGCTGGGGTAGCGGGGGGTGGGCTGGGAGAAGTCGATGAGGGCGTACTCCGTCAGCCAGACCGGCTTGTGGTAGCGGTCCCACACGGCCTGGATGTAGCCGCGCAGCTGATCGGTGGCGCCGGGACCGAAGTCACCGCCGTACCAGTGCAGCGGGATGAAGTCGACGCGCAGCCCGCGGTCCGAGGCTCCCTTCATGAAACGGTCGAGCCAGCCGCCCTCGACGTCCGCGCCCGAGGCGACGGCCGGAGCACCGAGGCGCAGCCCGGTCTTCTCCAACTGCGGCCACAGGTCGAGCGCCTGCTCGGGGCTCATGTTGGACTGGGAGCCCGAGTCGGGCTCGTTGAAGCCGAGGAGTTCGGTGCCCTCCTTGCTGGCGGCGCCCAGTTCGGCGTCGGTGACGGACCCCGGGCCCCAGAGCATCGGGACGTACTCGACGCCCTCGGGCTTGGCGACGGCGCCGCTGGAGGACGCCCAGTTGTAGTACCAGCCGGCGCCGGAGTCGGCGAGCGCCTGGGCGGCGCCGTCGACCGGGTTGAGGCTGACGCCCTTGCGGGCGGTGGGCGCCACCGGGGCGCCGGCCTCGGGGCGGCTCTGCTCGGGCGCGGGCTCGACGACCGGCTGGGGCGCCGGGGCGTTGCCGTTGCCCTCGAACGTCACCGTCATGCCGGTGCACTTGGTGCACTGGTACACGGTGTGGTTGCCGGGCTCGGTGTCCTGCTTCGACCAGGCGTACGCCTTGGGGCACTTGCCGGTGACGGCGTCGCTGTAGGGGGTCTTGGCGTCCCGGTTCGGGTTGACACAGACCAGCGCCTTGCCGGTGGCCGGGTCCTTGGTGAGGTTGTCGGCCGGGCAGGCCGACAGCAGGTCGGTGGCGCAGCCCGAGACGGCGCACTCGCCCTCCTCGGGCGGCGCGACGTCGTTGGGGGTGATGGTGACGGGCACCGAGACGGCGTTGACGTAGCTGACGTCGTACCAGGGTGCCAGCGAGTCCGACGGGTCGAAGTTGAACTCGGCGAGGCTCGTGGGCTGTTCGCCGGTGGAGCAGTGGTCGGCGTAGGGACCGCAGTCCCCCACCGCGCAGTGGAAGGTGCTTCCCTCGTCGCCCGAGCAACCCTGGCGCGCGAAGAACGTGCCCCGCCAGTGCCCGGCGCCGGACCGCTCGGGAATGGTCAGGGTGGCCGACTGCCCGGGATCGAGCACCGGCAGCCCGGTGATCTGGTTCGAGCCGTCGGCGTTGACCGTGCTGCCGACCCAGACCTTGCTGTCCGTCTTGTTCTGCAACGTGATGGTGTGCTCGCCGTCGGCGCCCGCGAGCACCCCGTCATCGGAACCCGAGGAGCGGAACGAGGAGGCCGCGGCGGTGGCGGCGACGACTATCAGTAAGAACGCGAAAAGTAGTGACCGTCTGCGCGGGAACCGCGGAAAACGCATGGAACGTGCCTCTCGATTCGTAAGTGCGTCGGTCGAGACGGCGATCGGCAATCGCCTGCGTACGCACGACGGATCGATCAGCCCGAAGGTTCACCACAGCCACGAGCAAACGGACCACCGGGGACGAGGACCCAGCGGGCGGACGCCGGCACGAACCCCGGCAGGTTGAGTCGAGCGGGCGCGGCCGGCTCAGAGGGCCTTCTGCCAGGCGGAGGTGACGCACCCTTCCTCCCACTGCCACCACTCCTGTGCCGCACCGTGTTCCAGCAGCTTCCGTATCTCCGGCAGGTCCGCTTCCGGGGGGACGTCCAGCGCCACCATGCGGAAGTGCTGGATGCCCTCGCCGGTCGCGCCGAGGCGGTGGAAGGAGTCCAGCACGGTCTGCCGGGCAGCAGCCGAGCCCTCGTCCCTCAGCACGATCAACCGGATCGTGCAGTTCCCCGACGGCTGGACGGTCTCCCGGGCGTAGAGGACACCATCGTCCTCCAGCTCCACTCCGACGATGTCCCCGCAGGCGACTCCTCGCACGAACCACGGCGTGTTGTCGAGCCGTGCGGTGCCGTCCCCGAGCCGCACCGCCCAGAGACTCTCGACGCCTGCCGGGGGCCAGCCGTCCTCGTCCACGTCCAACCTGAAGTGGACCTTCACATGGGTGTCACTGATGTTCGTCACGGCACCATCGTCCACACCGCACGCGGCGACCCCGCTCCAGGTGTCACCGTCGCGACCGGTCGGGCCGTCGCGCGGGCGGGGCCGGGAAGGCCACCCCCGGAAGCCGAGGAACCAAGGGCCTCTGAGCGCCTCCACTCACACAGAAGCCCGGCAAGTGATCCCTCGCCGGGCTTCATGACGTCTGACCTGGGCCTGGGTTGAGCCCCCTGTCGGATTCGAACCGACGACCTTCGCTTTACAAGAGCGGCGCTCTGACCAGCTGAGCTAAGGAGGCCTGCGTGCCCGCTTCGGTGGGCGTGCCCGAGCAGTGTACCCAGGTCCGCGGGACGGCCCGTCGAAAATTTCCGCGAAGTTCACATGCCCCGGAGTACTGACAGATCAGGCGAACGCCAGGTACCGTCCTGACCCAGTTCACCCATGTGGACTACACCAACCACCTTCCTACTCGGATCGTCCGGCACGTTCCTGCCGGTAGAAGGGGGCCTTCACCATGGCCACTGTTACGTTCGACAAGGCGACCCGCATCTACCCGGGCTCGGAGAAGCCCGCCGTGGACGCGCTGG
The sequence above is a segment of the Streptomyces griseoviridis genome. Coding sequences within it:
- a CDS encoding SCO6880 family protein, coding for MATEAAALVEPTYGNWRRPRRPGLGSLGLLGTVTVFGGLVITLLVSLISLIAAITVLIPLAMFLLPLAIRTQDGRNIYQLMALRVGWFQRKAKGSTTYVSGPLSQRPGGRFRPPGLLSRVTVTEGRDAYDQPFGVLHHRSRNLYTIVLTCEPDGGSLVDPDQVDTWVASWGGWLARLSHEPGLRGAAVIIETAPDTGSRLANEVLPRIQDNAPEAAKAVMREVVDRYPAASSEMHTYISLTYGTPPGQKRRIEDVITDLAIRLPGLLSGLVSAGGGPAFALSAERIAEVVRVAYDPDVAGDVLEARARYGSTGLAWEDAGPTATVEKVNSYQHDSGVSRTWMLTLAPRGTVRSSVLRGLLEASPGTRRKRVALLYRPIDPATSARIVEADRRAAQFMATSRRGMVQARAATEVRAAEQTAVEEATGAGLVEFSLMVTVTVDSDSELADASVAVRNLLASARLLMRPADRMQAAAFSCTLPAGILPWEHTLVPRELKEAL
- a CDS encoding ATP/GTP-binding protein, coding for MPPARGWHGPGGGQIGNLDPPTMWRATTVQACGLWPFAAGSGAPMTGVPLGQHLFTGATVCGDPLSWFTRAHYISNPSLFMLGMPGLGKSTLINRMLIGLAATGVVPLVLGDLKPDYADTVRALGGQIISIGRGAGGINILDPGAMGAAAVRIGGEAGRLLAAEAHGRVLNVVAALITIVRNRPMDDHEQSVLSAALHHLRERTPPGTAPLLPDLLRVLTEGPDRVRAVTLDRGDDTRYRDAVDPLHRSLLGILDGPLGDTFASETSTRIDLNATAVCIDISRIGEADTQLTAAAMLAAWSDGLGTVAASHALADAGLTPRRWFFTVLDELWRPLRAASGIVDRIDALTRLNRTLGLGDAKITHTLKDAEALGTDSDRAKARGFVERAGMVVVAGLPRQEMEELGRIVGLTRREIALVSSWSSPPGWAAHGDREEPPGRGRFLIKVGGRPGIPIQVAITDTERHLHDTNKRWVPNDRAAEHAAEHMRRLTEVNPNGGWNA
- a CDS encoding type IV secretory system conjugative DNA transfer family protein, translated to MQGGELAPWAIVAVAAVALLVFGGVWLGGTLGAAVSGGGWQPPPFSLATFGTLLGEGPEPLWPGASPAAVLTGVGVLFGAVVAAGVLAARAVLRFTSRPKGLAGKRELASMCPEGITARARELRPSLAGRTQLHPDETGNLLGDLDPSGPELRSSYEDVELDLMAPRAGKSTGIAVPRVLRAQGAVLLTSNKSDVYSVTRAARAEAGRVWTFDPQGIAHAPREMWWNLLADCHTIEGARRLAGHFVASVNDDQSKKDFWISAAQNTLTALFLAAARGQASVLDLLAWLADPADRTPVDLLRDVNMVAMAEQLQGTVRGAVETRDGIYETARQCVACLLDPEIVAWVTPDPALPEFKPHEHVLGKDTLYLLSKDGGGSAAGVIAGLADATMRAGVVAAERMGGRLDPPMTAVLDEAANVCRISDLPDLYSHFGSRGINVVTLLQSYRQGSRVWGEAGMDALWSAATVKLLGAGLDDADFVEKVSKLVGQHDVRTPSVSKGKEGTSRSYSYRQDQVLPPDRIRALPKGTALLLATGVRPALIRLRPWYKEPGADIISAAAKAETAAITARATQAWALIHPPAVEDSGSRWARGAVTLDKGATG
- a CDS encoding glycosyl hydrolase, giving the protein MRFPRFPRRRSLLFAFLLIVVAATAAASSFRSSGSDDGVLAGADGEHTITLQNKTDSKVWVGSTVNADGSNQITGLPVLDPGQSATLTIPERSGAGHWRGTFFARQGCSGDEGSTFHCAVGDCGPYADHCSTGEQPTSLAEFNFDPSDSLAPWYDVSYVNAVSVPVTITPNDVAPPEEGECAVSGCATDLLSACPADNLTKDPATGKALVCVNPNRDAKTPYSDAVTGKCPKAYAWSKQDTEPGNHTVYQCTKCTGMTVTFEGNGNAPAPQPVVEPAPEQSRPEAGAPVAPTARKGVSLNPVDGAAQALADSGAGWYYNWASSSGAVAKPEGVEYVPMLWGPGSVTDAELGAASKEGTELLGFNEPDSGSQSNMSPEQALDLWPQLEKTGLRLGAPAVASGADVEGGWLDRFMKGASDRGLRVDFIPLHWYGGDFGPGATDQLRGYIQAVWDRYHKPVWLTEYALIDFSQPTPRYPSEQEQTDFIKASTHMLNSLDFVERYAWFALNKQTSPTGLYDGATANNSGRAYHDAN
- a CDS encoding DUF4265 domain-containing protein → MTNISDTHVKVHFRLDVDEDGWPPAGVESLWAVRLGDGTARLDNTPWFVRGVACGDIVGVELEDDGVLYARETVQPSGNCTIRLIVLRDEGSAAARQTVLDSFHRLGATGEGIQHFRMVALDVPPEADLPEIRKLLEHGAAQEWWQWEEGCVTSAWQKAL